The following coding sequences lie in one uncultured Mailhella sp. genomic window:
- a CDS encoding TAXI family TRAP transporter solute-binding subunit translates to MYGKVLLSLLAAVSMVFGTVEARAADRAPVTISIPTAATTSTLYPIGAALGNLWSTRLPYVKASVQSSKGGVQNLQLLSMKDAQVSFAITSITYQAMKGLDKFKGHAYPDVRIIAGLYYNPNQVIARADSNVSRLQDFKGKVFAPGVAGGTTIGETQVHFAAAGLKYPGDIKAQYVGPAEAGDLMRNKQLDGTWIMAGLPNAGVSEMCATADGRLVNIDDATFANLSKDYPWYARFQIPAGTYPDQDQPVQTTAVKMVLITDASIPDDVIYDLTKCFWENQDIVKKSHSVMKDISLEGAVTDLAGIPLHPGAAKYYKEVGVLK, encoded by the coding sequence ATGTACGGTAAAGTCCTTCTTTCCCTGCTGGCCGCCGTTTCCATGGTCTTCGGAACCGTGGAAGCCCGGGCCGCCGACCGCGCGCCCGTGACCATCAGCATTCCCACCGCCGCCACCACCAGCACGCTCTATCCCATAGGCGCGGCCCTCGGCAATCTGTGGAGCACCAGGCTGCCCTACGTGAAGGCCAGCGTGCAGTCCTCCAAGGGCGGCGTGCAGAACCTTCAGCTGCTCAGCATGAAGGATGCCCAGGTCTCCTTCGCCATCACCAGCATCACCTATCAGGCCATGAAGGGCCTCGACAAGTTCAAGGGGCACGCCTACCCCGACGTGCGCATCATTGCCGGTCTCTACTACAATCCCAATCAGGTCATCGCCCGCGCCGACAGCAATGTGTCCAGGCTTCAGGACTTCAAGGGCAAGGTCTTCGCTCCCGGCGTGGCGGGCGGCACCACCATCGGCGAAACGCAGGTCCACTTCGCCGCCGCCGGCCTCAAGTATCCCGGCGACATCAAGGCCCAGTACGTCGGCCCCGCTGAAGCCGGCGACCTCATGCGCAACAAGCAGCTCGATGGCACCTGGATCATGGCCGGTCTGCCCAACGCCGGCGTCTCCGAAATGTGCGCCACCGCCGACGGCCGCCTCGTGAACATCGACGACGCCACCTTCGCCAACCTCTCCAAGGATTACCCCTGGTACGCCCGGTTCCAGATTCCCGCGGGCACGTATCCCGATCAGGATCAGCCCGTGCAGACCACGGCCGTCAAGATGGTGCTCATCACCGACGCCTCGATTCCCGACGACGTGATCTATGATCTCACCAAGTGCTTCTGGGAAAATCAGGACATCGTGAAGAAATCCCATTCCGTGATGAAGGACATTTCCCTTGAGGGCGCGGTGACCGACCTTGCCGGTATTCCGCTGCATCCCGGCGCGGCGAAGTACTACAAGGAAGTCGGCGTGCTCAAGTAG
- a CDS encoding TRAP transporter fused permease subunit — translation MDKSLDQSSVVTTDAGDVVASAEEQARAQALVEEKDSESRTRQFRGAFGKVVAVICVAFSLFQLYASVFATMDAMKLRAFHIIFLLVLASFMYPALRREKRTRALPTLWDLVCVCASLYAFGYLILHYDAIAMGGGWFTTQDYVVAGIGVLVAFECARRVVPNLAALALVFLAYTFLGKYLPGAFGHVGFSLTRVMDHMFWGSQGLLGVGVGVSATYVFLFVLFGAFLRISGFSEFINDLALTLVGRTAGGPAKVSVIASALMGMINGSALANVATTGAITIPLMKKTGYKAEFAGAVEAVASTGGQFAPPIMGAVGFIMAEFLGVSYTKVMLAAAIPAFLYYLALIMAVHFEARKLGLKGLSKEYIPDALVVIKKRGHLIIPLVVLMVVMFMGYTPLFAAAMAIAATVVASWFSRETRMGPKRILQALEEGAKGAVGVGVSCVIIGIIIGSVSLTGLGLTFGFQVLKYVGEGQLYLGGVFVMVMSTILGMGVPGVAAYVIVAAVAVPVLTGVGVQPMSAHMFCLFYACLSNITPPVAMSSYVAAGIANSNETKTSLIAVRLGLSGFILPFFFLNNPLLLYSSSNPGLATVWAFITASFGVCALAVGLERWLFGPCSLLQSLMFIAGAVLTIDPGLSTDAIGIAVILAAAALNRRSSSRPRADAVPPAQAD, via the coding sequence ATGGACAAAAGTTTGGATCAGAGCTCCGTGGTGACGACGGACGCAGGAGACGTCGTCGCAAGCGCGGAGGAACAGGCCAGGGCGCAGGCGCTGGTGGAGGAAAAGGACAGCGAATCCAGAACGCGGCAGTTCCGCGGCGCGTTCGGAAAAGTGGTGGCGGTCATTTGCGTGGCGTTCTCGCTGTTTCAGCTTTATGCGTCCGTGTTCGCCACCATGGACGCCATGAAGCTGCGCGCGTTCCACATCATCTTTCTGCTGGTGCTCGCCTCGTTCATGTATCCGGCGCTGCGCCGCGAAAAGAGAACCAGAGCGCTGCCTACGCTGTGGGATCTCGTGTGCGTGTGCGCGAGCCTGTACGCCTTCGGCTATCTCATCCTTCATTATGACGCCATCGCCATGGGCGGCGGCTGGTTCACCACGCAGGACTACGTGGTGGCGGGCATAGGCGTGCTCGTGGCCTTTGAATGCGCCCGCCGCGTGGTGCCCAACCTCGCCGCGCTCGCCCTCGTGTTTCTGGCCTACACCTTCCTCGGCAAGTATCTGCCCGGCGCGTTCGGCCACGTGGGCTTCTCCCTCACGCGCGTCATGGATCACATGTTCTGGGGCAGTCAGGGTCTGCTCGGCGTGGGCGTCGGCGTGTCGGCCACCTACGTGTTCCTCTTCGTGCTCTTCGGCGCGTTTCTGCGCATCAGCGGATTCAGCGAATTCATCAACGACCTGGCCCTCACCCTAGTCGGACGCACCGCCGGCGGCCCGGCCAAGGTCTCGGTCATCGCAAGCGCCCTCATGGGCATGATCAACGGCAGCGCCCTCGCCAACGTGGCCACCACCGGCGCCATCACCATTCCGCTGATGAAGAAGACCGGCTACAAGGCCGAATTCGCCGGAGCCGTGGAGGCCGTGGCCAGCACCGGCGGCCAGTTTGCGCCCCCCATCATGGGCGCGGTGGGCTTCATCATGGCGGAATTTCTCGGCGTGAGCTACACCAAGGTCATGCTCGCCGCGGCCATTCCCGCCTTCCTCTATTATCTCGCCCTCATCATGGCCGTTCACTTCGAGGCCAGAAAGCTGGGCCTCAAGGGCCTTTCCAAGGAATACATCCCCGACGCCCTCGTGGTCATCAAAAAGCGCGGCCACCTCATCATTCCTCTCGTGGTGCTCATGGTCGTCATGTTCATGGGCTACACGCCGCTCTTTGCCGCCGCCATGGCCATTGCGGCCACCGTGGTCGCCTCCTGGTTCTCCAGGGAAACCCGCATGGGCCCGAAGCGCATTCTGCAGGCCCTCGAAGAAGGCGCAAAGGGCGCCGTGGGCGTGGGCGTCTCGTGCGTCATCATCGGCATCATCATCGGTTCCGTGTCCCTCACCGGCCTCGGTCTCACCTTCGGCTTTCAGGTGCTCAAGTACGTGGGAGAAGGGCAGCTCTATCTCGGCGGCGTGTTCGTCATGGTCATGAGCACCATCCTCGGCATGGGCGTGCCCGGCGTTGCGGCCTACGTCATCGTTGCGGCCGTGGCCGTGCCCGTGCTTACCGGCGTCGGCGTGCAGCCCATGTCCGCCCACATGTTCTGCCTCTTCTACGCCTGCCTCTCCAACATCACGCCGCCGGTGGCCATGTCGTCCTACGTGGCCGCAGGCATCGCCAACTCCAACGAAACCAAAACCTCCCTCATCGCCGTGCGGCTGGGACTCTCCGGCTTCATCCTGCCGTTCTTCTTCCTCAACAATCCGCTGCTGCTCTACAGCTCCTCCAATCCCGGACTCGCCACCGTGTGGGCCTTCATCACCGCAAGCTTCGGCGTCTGCGCCCTCGCCGTGGGCCTCGAACGCTGGCTCTTCGGCCCCTGTTCCCTGCTCCAGAGCCTCATGTTCATCGCAGGCGCAGTGCTCACCATCGATCCCGGCCTCTCCACCGACGCCATCGGCATCGCCGTCATTCTTGCGGCCGCCGCCCTCAACAGGCGTTCCTCGTCCCGCCCCCGCGCAGACGCCGTTCCGCCCGCGCAGGCGGACTGA
- a CDS encoding cytochrome c biogenesis protein CcdA, whose translation MKRLLRMFSVVWLIAALLPLLSAGGSALAAVEPPYRFLTEWAKLSAVDGRQLSPPLDKNTSMAVLWLLPSQGYHTYAHEAGDEGIPLTVTVLADGEPLSEGKVQIHYTAGTEVSLPDGGKSRQLFNAAPVFLVFRESEPRAVTLDISLLACSDQHCQPVHTRILLPTAPPELANAAQQSWFETFLASKACCGENSVPPEVPAVAEPPENNASLRHANLLPDAPTSVFKRRSERILAPAVTAPAAVPVPGARAAAQGYDFAPQHLEGSFQIDGWFRAVGLGLLAGLILNFMPCVLPVLTMKFSILLDAEEDFEKRRRSIREHTLFFAAGIVTWFAILALLSGVTGMLWGQLFQSSEVIFLMLLIVFSMGLSMFDVFHLPVLDLQSHHSSSPRMQAFSTGMFTTLLATPCSGPLLGGVLAWGITKPLPVLMTIFAATGVGMAAPYVVLACYPRLIRFLPRPGAWFSVLERVLGFLLMGTAIYLFSLLPPSLHVKTLITLLVAATTAWIWGRWGSLRGSVTRRMFLGAFAFGAILLSGFWAFLPAQKEIVPWVEFSEEDFRASLGKKAMIVEFTADWCPTCKVLERTTLAAPNLLPILDQYSLTAVKVDMTFKNNAHQELLKALNSASIPMLAVFPEGEGASRPVVLRDIYTTTDLHLALRQAKIPHKRMVEMLNPVKLLTEPRE comes from the coding sequence ATGAAAAGGCTGTTGCGAATGTTTTCCGTGGTGTGGCTGATTGCGGCCCTGCTTCCCCTGCTCTCTGCCGGAGGCTCTGCCCTTGCGGCCGTCGAACCGCCCTACCGCTTTCTGACCGAATGGGCCAAGCTCTCCGCCGTGGACGGCAGACAGCTCTCCCCTCCTCTGGATAAGAACACGTCCATGGCCGTGCTGTGGCTTCTGCCCTCCCAGGGCTACCACACCTACGCCCACGAAGCCGGAGACGAAGGCATTCCCCTCACCGTGACGGTGCTTGCCGACGGCGAACCGCTTTCCGAGGGCAAGGTGCAGATTCACTACACTGCGGGCACGGAAGTTTCGCTGCCGGACGGCGGCAAAAGCCGTCAGCTCTTCAACGCCGCGCCGGTGTTTCTCGTGTTCCGGGAAAGCGAACCGCGCGCCGTCACGCTGGACATTTCCCTGCTCGCCTGTTCCGATCAGCACTGCCAGCCCGTGCACACGCGCATTCTTCTGCCCACCGCGCCGCCGGAACTGGCCAACGCGGCGCAGCAGTCGTGGTTTGAAACATTTCTTGCGAGCAAGGCCTGCTGCGGAGAAAATTCCGTGCCGCCCGAAGTGCCCGCCGTGGCCGAGCCGCCGGAAAACAACGCCTCCCTGAGGCACGCCAACCTTCTGCCCGACGCTCCCACTTCGGTGTTCAAGCGCCGTTCCGAGCGCATTCTTGCGCCCGCGGTCACGGCTCCCGCCGCCGTGCCCGTGCCCGGAGCCCGGGCCGCCGCGCAGGGCTACGACTTTGCGCCCCAGCACCTTGAAGGCAGCTTCCAGATCGACGGCTGGTTCCGCGCCGTGGGCCTGGGCCTGCTCGCCGGACTCATTCTGAACTTCATGCCCTGCGTGCTTCCCGTGCTCACCATGAAGTTTTCCATTCTGCTCGACGCGGAAGAGGACTTTGAAAAAAGACGACGCAGCATCCGCGAGCACACGCTGTTCTTCGCCGCGGGCATTGTGACGTGGTTCGCCATTCTGGCGCTGCTTTCGGGCGTGACCGGCATGTTGTGGGGGCAGCTCTTCCAGAGCAGCGAAGTCATTTTCCTCATGCTGCTCATCGTGTTCAGCATGGGCCTTTCCATGTTCGACGTGTTTCATCTGCCGGTGCTCGATCTGCAGAGTCATCACAGTTCTTCGCCGCGCATGCAGGCCTTCAGCACCGGCATGTTCACCACGCTGCTTGCCACGCCGTGCAGCGGACCTCTGCTCGGCGGCGTGCTGGCCTGGGGCATCACCAAGCCTCTGCCCGTGCTCATGACCATCTTTGCGGCCACGGGCGTGGGCATGGCCGCGCCCTACGTGGTGCTGGCCTGCTACCCGCGGCTCATCCGTTTTCTTCCGCGGCCCGGCGCGTGGTTCAGCGTGCTTGAGCGCGTGCTCGGCTTCCTGCTCATGGGCACGGCCATCTATCTGTTCTCGCTGCTGCCCCCGTCATTGCACGTCAAAACGCTCATCACCCTGCTCGTGGCCGCCACCACGGCCTGGATCTGGGGCCGATGGGGCAGTCTACGCGGCTCCGTCACCCGGCGCATGTTCCTGGGGGCCTTCGCCTTCGGCGCCATTCTGCTTTCCGGCTTCTGGGCCTTCCTGCCCGCACAGAAGGAAATCGTGCCCTGGGTGGAATTCTCGGAAGAGGACTTCCGCGCCAGTCTGGGCAAAAAAGCCATGATCGTGGAATTTACGGCCGACTGGTGTCCGACCTGCAAGGTGCTGGAACGCACCACGCTTGCCGCGCCCAATCTGCTGCCCATTCTGGATCAGTACTCGCTCACCGCCGTCAAGGTGGACATGACCTTCAAGAACAACGCGCATCAGGAGCTGCTCAAGGCGCTCAACAGCGCCAGCATTCCCATGCTGGCCGTGTTCCCGGAAGGGGAAGGCGCCTCCCGGCCCGTAGTTCTGCGCGACATCTACACCACCACCGATCTGCACCTCGCCCTGCGGCAGGCCAAGATTCCGCACAAGCGCATGGTGGAAATGCTCAACCCCGTGAAACTCCTTACCGAACCCAGGGAATAG
- a CDS encoding D-2-hydroxyacid dehydrogenase, translated as MNIVVLDGYTLRAGMEEPWPLADGADNWTVYDRTPADLVAKRFAGAEILVVNKAVVDAALMDALPTLRCIAVTAAGTNIVDLQAAGERGIPVCNTPAYGTDAVAQHVFALLLELCRHTALHDASVRRGDWARSEDFCYALTPQVELTGRTLGIFGFGNLGRRVADIGHAFGMKVLACAHRPVPAPGYEPFEFVSREELFRRSDVLSLHCPLTEETRGLVCRETLNLMKPGSIIINTARGPVVRGADVAEALREGRLGGFGADVLESEPPSEDDPLLSAPHSLITPHIAWMTDGARRNIISITLENIRRFKEGNPQNVVNREWLKAKAQR; from the coding sequence ATGAATATTGTGGTGCTTGACGGATATACGCTGCGCGCGGGCATGGAAGAGCCGTGGCCTCTGGCCGACGGCGCGGACAACTGGACCGTGTACGACCGCACGCCGGCGGACCTTGTGGCAAAACGCTTTGCCGGAGCGGAAATTCTGGTGGTGAACAAGGCTGTGGTGGACGCCGCGCTCATGGACGCGCTGCCGACGCTTCGCTGCATAGCCGTGACCGCCGCGGGCACGAACATTGTGGATCTTCAGGCGGCCGGGGAGCGGGGCATACCGGTGTGCAACACGCCCGCCTACGGCACGGACGCCGTGGCGCAGCATGTGTTTGCGCTGCTTCTGGAACTGTGTCGGCACACGGCGCTGCACGACGCGAGCGTGCGCCGCGGCGACTGGGCCCGCAGCGAGGATTTCTGCTACGCGCTCACGCCGCAGGTGGAACTCACGGGCAGGACGCTGGGCATTTTCGGCTTCGGCAATCTGGGCAGGCGCGTGGCGGATATAGGGCACGCCTTCGGCATGAAGGTGCTGGCCTGCGCGCATCGGCCTGTGCCTGCGCCGGGCTATGAGCCTTTTGAATTCGTGTCGCGCGAGGAACTGTTCCGCCGCTCGGACGTGCTTTCCCTGCACTGTCCGCTCACGGAGGAGACGCGCGGACTCGTGTGCCGCGAGACTCTGAATCTGATGAAGCCGGGTTCGATCATCATCAATACGGCGCGCGGGCCGGTGGTGCGCGGCGCGGACGTGGCCGAAGCCCTGCGCGAGGGCAGGCTCGGCGGCTTCGGCGCGGACGTTCTGGAGAGCGAGCCGCCGTCGGAAGACGATCCGCTGCTGTCTGCGCCGCATTCGCTCATCACGCCTCACATCGCCTGGATGACCGACGGCGCGCGGCGCAACATCATTTCCATCACGCTGGAGAACATCCGCCGCTTCAAGGAGGGGAATCCGCAGAACGTGGTGAACCGCGAATGGCTGAAGGCAAAGGCGCAGCGCTGA
- a CDS encoding ATP-binding protein — protein sequence MNSQPLSSIQLRSLVVFRNILSDPVVSRLQTLLDADVSDTAACVNAYCDFAAALFAHGDDLSTYLLNLIMEDENIYMLQSCGSTPVSPFLSECLAHELEFLQSLGAFDGSAIRESLDFSGFLPRWKNSNPDFASAYHERIATIHARGYGMFAQYRMFIVKDGQLVPVRHPDPQTLEQLPGYELERSKVIANTEALLAGQPANNVLLYGDAGTGKSSTVKAIVNAYWDKGLRLVEVKKNQLYQIPDITEALSRNPLKFILFIDDLSFSSNDNDFAALKAILEGSVNGHSGNFVVYATSNRRHLIKESWEDRSGSDLHESDTRQELMSLSARFGLTITFFRPDKERYLDIVHKLAAQYGINMPQEQLDIRAEAHATRNGGRSPRVAKQFIELTKSGI from the coding sequence ATGAATTCCCAGCCTCTTTCCAGCATCCAGCTGCGCAGTCTCGTTGTTTTCCGCAACATCCTTTCCGATCCCGTCGTCTCCCGGCTCCAGACGCTGCTCGACGCCGACGTTTCCGACACCGCCGCCTGCGTCAACGCCTACTGCGACTTCGCCGCCGCCCTCTTCGCTCACGGCGACGATCTGAGCACCTATCTGCTGAACCTCATCATGGAAGACGAGAACATCTACATGCTGCAAAGCTGCGGCAGCACGCCCGTGTCCCCCTTCCTTTCCGAATGCCTCGCCCACGAACTCGAATTTCTGCAGTCCCTCGGCGCGTTCGACGGCTCCGCCATCCGCGAGTCCCTCGACTTCTCCGGCTTCCTGCCCCGCTGGAAGAACAGCAATCCCGACTTCGCCTCGGCCTATCATGAACGCATCGCCACCATTCACGCCAGAGGCTACGGCATGTTTGCCCAGTACCGCATGTTCATCGTGAAGGACGGCCAGCTCGTGCCCGTGCGTCATCCCGATCCGCAGACTCTGGAACAGCTTCCCGGCTACGAACTCGAACGTTCCAAGGTCATCGCCAACACCGAAGCCCTTCTTGCCGGGCAGCCCGCCAACAACGTTCTGCTCTACGGCGACGCGGGCACGGGCAAGAGCAGCACGGTGAAGGCCATCGTGAACGCCTACTGGGACAAGGGCCTGCGCCTCGTGGAAGTGAAAAAGAATCAGCTCTATCAGATTCCGGACATCACCGAAGCGCTGTCCCGCAATCCGCTCAAGTTCATCCTGTTCATCGACGATCTGAGCTTCAGCAGCAACGACAACGACTTCGCCGCCCTTAAAGCGATACTTGAAGGAAGCGTGAACGGACACAGCGGCAACTTTGTGGTGTACGCCACCAGCAACCGCCGTCACCTCATCAAGGAAAGCTGGGAAGACCGCTCCGGCAGCGATCTGCACGAAAGCGACACCAGACAGGAACTCATGTCGCTTTCCGCGCGCTTCGGCCTCACCATCACCTTCTTCCGGCCCGACAAGGAACGCTATCTCGACATCGTTCACAAGCTGGCCGCCCAGTACGGCATCAACATGCCGCAGGAACAGCTCGACATCCGCGCCGAAGCCCACGCCACCCGCAACGGCGGCCGCAGCCCGCGCGTAGCCAAGCAGTTCATCGAGCTCACCAAGTCCGGCATCTGA
- a CDS encoding dynamin family protein yields MEKKTAAVSDRTVTASDIMPPLPDASAPTLSAEDRLVVLLASAAQEGGRLSPEAWRRASDALEEVFAPQAQVDGAAGSEAEHRFFVLQTHFHAALLQEPLSPEQFEADRRLSEDLASLSPDKAETYAEAVRELSPAYAAVVCRALSEDAAGRRRVMERLGRTMRLLPGVAEWESVFGTETEEDTRGVVMQGGVAQRRPEPGGRLSPVLRRQMAALSSMLSGAGAVCSDVANSAADQYDVAARYLRDLRRQRLFSLFSPSLRDMSVASGFERAAAEAERLERSALDGGDVELARGVGDFRRLMAEQPFTLVVVGEGKRGKSSLVNALLGGEYSPVRESVPETAAVARFSWGRQFGGRVRFLTGDECARLVECCRGEEGRGELCERLEVLSRELPPREDEILDSPERLRDFLSASEKGSLFAARVEAELPADILKHGLVLVDTPGLNATDPVQNYLAFEECLAADCLLFVMDARRPESSSEQELLRQLARSGRAAAVIGVVTGADRLNEKESRGEAMERARLLMNTASACGMRVLDLLELNAREAMEQRCAGPRRSGGAGFQKLCALVEKAASEKNAGREEHEARIRSRGREIVRASREGAERFLSHELGRLPDARHEQLLFEHVARLDEVMKSCSSQAWSVVSAASVDVEAWRKEQERALDGWQETIVLRIMDAANKHADSLGYTGMFRAKNWKRFDEEEVPRIARESLEELLAGRRDVQKDWNEKLRQFGERMREISVLCLDAVAVDDVDLQSMADVPFSRERWLVNANSIMKKVGLVAVGLAIRRGGGLGLGIVLGNMGWWAVLPVAVVGSVVWTLMKFGNPSRCRRIFMERKEEVVRRWVKSQRARLNELLSQNLEELTSAYGKAVSEGFVPALAVLAEESSALSAYLGVLRKIRSGVESRAQETLRLAAQLETALESSGN; encoded by the coding sequence ATGGAAAAAAAGACTGCTGCCGTTTCGGACAGGACCGTGACGGCTTCGGACATCATGCCGCCGCTTCCCGACGCCTCTGCGCCGACGCTGTCGGCCGAAGACAGGCTGGTGGTGCTTCTCGCCTCGGCGGCGCAGGAGGGCGGACGCCTCTCGCCCGAAGCATGGCGTCGGGCGTCCGACGCACTGGAAGAAGTGTTTGCGCCGCAGGCTCAGGTCGACGGCGCGGCCGGAAGCGAGGCGGAACATCGTTTCTTCGTGCTGCAGACGCATTTTCACGCGGCGCTGCTTCAGGAGCCGCTGTCTCCGGAGCAGTTTGAGGCCGACCGCCGACTTTCCGAGGATCTGGCCTCGCTTTCGCCGGACAAGGCCGAAACCTATGCCGAAGCGGTGCGGGAACTTTCGCCGGCCTACGCCGCCGTGGTGTGCCGCGCGCTTTCGGAAGACGCGGCGGGCCGTCGTCGCGTCATGGAGCGGCTGGGGCGCACCATGCGTCTGCTGCCGGGCGTGGCGGAATGGGAAAGCGTGTTCGGAACCGAAACGGAAGAGGACACGCGGGGCGTCGTCATGCAGGGCGGGGTGGCGCAGCGTCGGCCGGAGCCCGGGGGACGGCTGTCTCCGGTGCTGCGGCGTCAGATGGCGGCGCTCTCGTCCATGCTTTCCGGGGCGGGCGCGGTGTGCAGCGACGTGGCGAATTCCGCCGCGGATCAGTACGACGTGGCGGCGCGCTATCTGCGCGATCTGCGTCGGCAGCGGCTGTTTTCCCTGTTTTCACCGTCGTTGCGGGACATGTCGGTGGCGTCCGGCTTTGAGAGGGCGGCGGCCGAGGCGGAACGCCTGGAGCGCTCCGCGCTCGATGGCGGAGACGTGGAGCTTGCCCGCGGGGTCGGCGATTTTCGGCGTCTCATGGCGGAGCAGCCCTTCACGCTGGTGGTGGTGGGCGAAGGAAAGCGTGGCAAGAGTTCGCTCGTGAACGCGCTGCTCGGCGGCGAGTATTCGCCGGTGCGTGAATCCGTGCCGGAAACGGCGGCCGTGGCGCGTTTTTCGTGGGGCAGGCAATTCGGCGGCCGTGTGCGCTTTCTCACGGGCGACGAGTGCGCGCGTCTTGTGGAATGCTGCCGCGGCGAGGAAGGCCGGGGCGAGCTGTGCGAGCGGCTGGAAGTGCTGAGCCGCGAGCTGCCGCCGAGGGAAGACGAGATTCTGGACTCGCCGGAGCGTCTGCGGGATTTTCTTTCCGCCTCGGAAAAGGGAAGTTTGTTTGCCGCGCGCGTGGAGGCGGAACTGCCTGCCGACATTCTCAAGCACGGCCTGGTGCTGGTGGACACGCCGGGACTGAATGCCACGGATCCGGTACAGAACTATCTGGCGTTTGAGGAATGCCTTGCCGCGGACTGCCTGCTCTTCGTCATGGACGCTCGCAGGCCGGAATCGTCGTCGGAGCAGGAGCTTTTGCGTCAGCTTGCGCGTTCCGGGCGCGCGGCGGCGGTGATCGGCGTGGTGACCGGCGCGGACAGGCTGAACGAAAAAGAGAGCCGCGGCGAAGCCATGGAAAGGGCTCGTCTTCTCATGAACACGGCGTCCGCCTGCGGTATGCGCGTGCTGGATCTTCTGGAACTGAACGCCCGCGAGGCCATGGAACAGCGCTGCGCCGGACCGCGGCGCAGCGGAGGCGCGGGCTTTCAGAAGCTCTGTGCGCTGGTGGAAAAGGCGGCCTCGGAGAAGAACGCCGGTCGCGAGGAGCACGAGGCCCGCATCCGGAGCCGGGGCCGGGAGATCGTCCGCGCTTCGCGCGAGGGCGCAGAGCGTTTTCTGTCGCACGAGCTCGGCCGCCTGCCCGACGCGCGGCACGAGCAGCTTCTCTTCGAGCACGTCGCCCGGCTTGACGAGGTCATGAAGAGCTGTTCGAGTCAGGCGTGGTCCGTGGTGAGCGCGGCTTCCGTGGACGTGGAGGCCTGGCGCAAGGAGCAGGAGCGCGCGCTCGACGGCTGGCAGGAAACCATTGTGCTGCGCATCATGGACGCGGCGAACAAGCACGCCGACTCGCTCGGCTATACCGGCATGTTCCGGGCGAAGAACTGGAAGCGCTTCGATGAGGAGGAAGTGCCGCGGATCGCCCGCGAGTCGCTGGAAGAGCTTCTTGCCGGACGCCGCGACGTGCAGAAGGACTGGAACGAGAAACTGCGTCAGTTCGGCGAGCGGATGCGGGAAATTTCGGTGCTCTGTCTCGACGCCGTGGCCGTGGACGACGTGGATCTGCAATCCATGGCGGACGTGCCGTTCAGTCGCGAGCGCTGGCTGGTGAACGCGAATTCCATCATGAAGAAGGTGGGGCTTGTGGCCGTGGGCCTGGCCATCCGGCGCGGCGGCGGTCTGGGGCTGGGCATCGTGCTCGGAAACATGGGCTGGTGGGCCGTGCTGCCCGTGGCCGTGGTGGGAAGCGTGGTGTGGACGCTCATGAAGTTCGGCAATCCTTCGCGCTGCCGCCGCATTTTCATGGAGCGCAAGGAAGAGGTCGTGCGCCGCTGGGTGAAGAGTCAGCGCGCCCGGCTCAACGAACTGCTTTCCCAGAATCTTGAAGAGCTGACCTCGGCCTACGGCAAGGCCGTGAGCGAAGGTTTCGTGCCCGCGCTTGCGGTGCTGGCCGAAGAAAGTTCGGCGCTTTCCGCCTATCTCGGCGTGCTGAGGAAAATCCGTTCCGGCGTGGAATCGCGCGCGCAGGAGACGCTTCGTCTTGCCGCGCAGCTGGAAACGGCGCTGGAATCGTCCGGAAATTAG